Proteins encoded together in one Kutzneria kofuensis window:
- a CDS encoding Orn/Lys/Arg family decarboxylase — protein sequence MPGSTILLALNDIAPGSVLADQLERICEHLAGAGHGVIRAGTDEDALALVQSRADLTAALVSWDLHDADGVLERPAEAVLTALMARFTRLPVFLVTTAASVDDLPLWVSEAICGYVWLLEDTPGFIAGRIGVAARRYQEDLLPPFFRELRRFDDTHEYSWHTPAHAGGVAFLKSPVGRVLFDYYGERLFRTDLSISVAELGSLFEHTGPIGDAERNAARIFGADLTYFVLHGDSTADRIALHSSIASDELVLVDRNCHKAIYHGLTLTGGRPAYLVPTRNGYGLMGPIPPAALNRDAVADLLQRNPLAADAADPSPVYAVITNSTYDGLCYDAVRLAGLLGENVPRLHLDEAWFAYARFHPLYARRYGMSVDAGTVPDDVRPTVLTTQSTHKLLAAMSQSAMLHVKNSPRSPVDHHRFNETFMMHATTSPMYPMIAGLDIAAGMMDGPGGQWLTDEAVTEAIRFRQAVARIGRRIATAGDRPPWFFGTWQPDEVTDPKSGRCHAFADAPLDLLRTEPSCWTLEPGAAWHGFPGLEDNYCLLDPIKVSVTCPGTDAVGNPGDTGIPAKILTAYLETRRIVVEKTDAYTCLILFSMGITKGKWGTLVDGLLDFKSLYDTGATLTDVLPGLVKEYPERYAELTLRQLCDEMHAQLRSSELIPLLDEAFTHPPQPVLTPAQTYQRLLRGGTEPVRLAELADRTVATQVVTTPPGIPVLMPGENAGGHDEPTLRYLRALEDFDRHFPGFPSETHGVTRDAAGDYWITCLRS from the coding sequence GTGCCTGGATCGACGATTCTGTTGGCGCTCAACGACATCGCTCCCGGCTCGGTGCTGGCCGACCAGTTGGAGCGGATCTGTGAGCACCTGGCGGGCGCCGGGCACGGCGTGATCAGGGCCGGCACCGACGAGGATGCGCTGGCCCTCGTGCAGAGTCGCGCCGACCTGACCGCGGCGTTGGTGAGCTGGGACCTGCACGACGCGGACGGCGTGCTGGAGCGGCCGGCGGAGGCGGTGCTGACGGCGCTGATGGCCAGGTTCACCCGGTTGCCGGTGTTCCTGGTGACAACGGCGGCATCGGTGGACGACCTGCCACTGTGGGTGTCCGAGGCGATCTGCGGCTACGTGTGGCTGCTGGAGGACACGCCGGGCTTCATCGCCGGCCGCATCGGCGTCGCCGCCCGCCGGTACCAGGAGGACCTGCTGCCGCCGTTCTTCCGGGAGCTACGCCGGTTCGACGACACGCACGAGTACTCCTGGCACACCCCCGCGCACGCCGGCGGGGTGGCGTTCCTGAAGTCGCCGGTCGGCCGGGTTCTGTTCGACTACTACGGGGAACGGCTGTTCCGCACCGACCTGTCCATCTCCGTCGCCGAGCTGGGCTCGCTGTTCGAGCACACGGGGCCGATCGGCGACGCCGAGCGCAACGCCGCCCGGATCTTCGGCGCCGACCTGACGTACTTCGTGCTGCACGGGGACTCCACCGCCGACCGCATCGCGCTGCACTCCAGCATCGCCAGCGACGAGCTCGTGCTGGTGGACCGCAACTGCCACAAGGCGATCTACCACGGGCTGACGCTGACCGGCGGCCGTCCGGCCTACCTCGTGCCCACCCGCAACGGCTACGGGCTGATGGGCCCGATCCCACCGGCGGCGCTGAACCGCGATGCCGTCGCGGATCTGTTGCAGCGCAATCCACTCGCGGCGGATGCCGCCGATCCGTCGCCGGTGTACGCCGTGATCACCAACTCGACCTACGACGGTCTGTGCTACGACGCCGTCCGTCTTGCCGGGCTGTTGGGCGAAAACGTGCCGCGGCTGCACCTGGACGAGGCGTGGTTCGCCTACGCCCGCTTCCATCCGCTCTACGCCCGCCGCTACGGCATGTCCGTCGACGCCGGGACGGTGCCCGACGACGTCCGGCCGACCGTGCTGACGACCCAGTCCACGCACAAGCTGCTGGCGGCCATGTCGCAGAGCGCCATGCTGCACGTGAAGAACTCGCCGCGGTCGCCGGTGGACCACCACCGGTTCAACGAGACCTTCATGATGCACGCCACCACGTCGCCGATGTACCCCATGATCGCCGGGCTCGACATCGCCGCCGGCATGATGGACGGCCCCGGCGGCCAGTGGCTCACCGACGAGGCCGTCACCGAGGCCATCCGGTTCCGGCAGGCGGTGGCCCGCATCGGCCGGCGCATCGCCACGGCCGGCGACCGGCCGCCTTGGTTCTTCGGCACCTGGCAGCCCGACGAGGTGACGGATCCCAAGAGCGGTCGATGCCACGCGTTCGCCGACGCGCCGCTGGACCTGCTGCGGACCGAACCCTCGTGCTGGACCCTGGAGCCCGGCGCCGCCTGGCACGGCTTCCCCGGCCTGGAGGACAACTACTGCCTGCTCGACCCGATCAAGGTCAGCGTCACCTGCCCCGGCACCGACGCGGTCGGAAACCCCGGCGACACCGGCATTCCCGCCAAGATCCTGACGGCGTACCTGGAGACGCGGCGCATCGTCGTGGAGAAGACGGACGCCTACACCTGCCTTATCCTGTTCTCGATGGGCATCACCAAGGGCAAGTGGGGCACGCTCGTCGACGGCCTGCTCGACTTCAAGTCCCTGTACGACACCGGCGCCACCCTCACCGACGTCCTGCCCGGTCTGGTCAAGGAGTACCCCGAGCGCTACGCGGAGCTGACGCTGCGCCAGCTGTGCGACGAGATGCATGCCCAGCTGCGGTCCAGCGAGCTGATCCCGTTGCTGGACGAGGCTTTCACGCATCCGCCGCAGCCGGTTCTGACGCCGGCGCAGACTTACCAGCGGCTGCTCCGGGGCGGCACCGAGCCCGTGCGCCTGGCCGAGCTGGCCGACCGCACCGTGGCCACGCAGGTCGTGACCACCCCGCCGGGCATCCCGGTGCTGATGCCCGGCGAGAACGCCGGCGGGCACGACGAGCCGACCCTGCGCTACCTGCGCGCGTTGGAGGACTTCGACCGGCACTTCCCCGGCTTCCCCAGCGAGACGCACGGGGTGACCCGCGACGCCGCCGGCGACTACTGGATCACCTGCCTGCGGAGTTGA
- a CDS encoding STAS domain-containing protein: MTNLTITARSGPAGHVLSLQGDLDMATAPALRQACEDLTYTAGQELVLDLSRLGFCDSSGVSAFIVACRHVESFGAGFALAAAPRSLTRVLAMIGLSDFFTQYDTVDPDVTG; the protein is encoded by the coding sequence GTGACGAACCTGACGATCACCGCCCGCTCCGGCCCGGCCGGGCACGTTCTCAGCCTCCAGGGCGATCTGGACATGGCCACCGCGCCCGCCTTGCGCCAGGCCTGCGAGGACCTGACGTACACCGCCGGCCAGGAACTCGTGCTGGACCTGTCCCGCCTCGGTTTCTGCGATTCCAGCGGCGTATCCGCCTTCATCGTCGCCTGCCGGCACGTCGAGTCCTTCGGCGCCGGGTTCGCCCTCGCGGCCGCGCCGAGGTCGCTCACCAGGGTGCTCGCGATGATCGGCCTGAGCGACTTCTTCACCCAGTACGACACCGTCGATCCCGACGTCACGGGTTGA
- a CDS encoding alpha/beta fold hydrolase, with the protein MGVHTRNHVTVAGRHEGPVLMFAHGFGCDQNMWRLVTPAFEDHRVVLFDYVGAGRSDLAAWRPDRYATLDGYASDVLEICDELDLRDVVFVGHSVSAMIGVLAATREPSRFAALAMVGPSPRYIDDDGYVGGFSAADVDELLDSLDSNYLGWSAAMAPAIMGNPERPELGEELTNSFCRTDPAIARHFARVTFTGDNRADLAGVTVPTLILQCREDLIAPLSVGEYVQQAIPGSEMVVLDATGHCPHLSAPEQTAKALRSFLDALPASRT; encoded by the coding sequence ATGGGCGTACACACCAGGAACCACGTCACCGTCGCCGGTCGTCACGAGGGCCCGGTGCTGATGTTCGCGCACGGTTTCGGGTGTGACCAGAACATGTGGCGGCTGGTGACACCGGCCTTCGAGGACCACCGCGTCGTGCTGTTCGACTACGTCGGCGCCGGCCGCTCCGACCTCGCCGCCTGGCGGCCCGACCGGTACGCCACCCTCGACGGCTACGCCAGCGACGTCCTGGAGATCTGCGACGAGCTCGACCTGCGCGACGTGGTGTTCGTGGGGCACTCGGTCAGCGCGATGATCGGCGTGCTCGCGGCGACGCGGGAGCCGTCCCGGTTCGCCGCGCTGGCGATGGTCGGCCCCTCGCCCCGGTACATCGACGACGACGGCTACGTCGGCGGGTTCAGCGCCGCCGACGTCGACGAGCTGCTGGACTCGCTGGACAGCAACTACCTGGGCTGGTCGGCCGCCATGGCGCCGGCGATCATGGGCAATCCGGAGCGCCCCGAGCTGGGCGAGGAGCTCACCAACAGCTTCTGCCGCACCGACCCCGCCATCGCCCGGCACTTCGCCCGGGTCACGTTCACCGGCGACAACCGGGCCGACCTGGCCGGCGTGACCGTGCCGACGCTGATCCTGCAGTGCCGCGAGGACCTGATCGCCCCGCTTTCCGTCGGCGAATACGTCCAGCAAGCCATTCCCGGCAGCGAAATGGTCGTGCTGGACGCCACCGGACACTGCCCGCACCTGAGCGCGCCGGAGCAGACCGCCAAGGCGCTGCGCTCGTTCCTCGACGCGTTGCCCGCGAGCCGCACATGA
- a CDS encoding response regulator — MTARVLVADDQALVRGSFRVLLETTSDLVVVGEAANGREAVELVATLRPDVVLMDVRMPELDGIEATRLITAMPAAADTKVLILTTYDLDEYVYAALRVGASGFVLKDTPPADLVAAVRVVAAGEALLAPTVTRRLIRAFVSVPEPVPAALDGITAREREILLLVARGLSNAEIAERLHVGVTTTKTHVSRLLMKLGARDRAQLVIAAYESGLVRPAR; from the coding sequence ATGACGGCCCGGGTGCTCGTGGCCGACGACCAGGCGCTGGTGCGGGGCAGCTTCCGAGTGCTCCTCGAAACCACCTCCGACCTGGTTGTGGTCGGCGAGGCCGCCAACGGGCGGGAGGCGGTGGAGCTGGTGGCGACGCTGCGGCCCGACGTCGTGCTGATGGACGTGCGGATGCCGGAGCTGGACGGCATCGAGGCCACCCGCCTGATCACCGCGATGCCGGCGGCCGCCGACACCAAGGTGCTCATCCTCACCACCTACGACCTCGACGAGTACGTCTATGCGGCGTTGCGGGTCGGGGCCAGCGGGTTCGTGCTCAAGGACACGCCGCCGGCCGACCTGGTGGCCGCGGTCCGGGTGGTCGCCGCCGGCGAGGCGCTGCTGGCGCCGACCGTGACCCGCCGGCTGATTCGGGCCTTCGTCAGCGTGCCCGAGCCGGTCCCCGCCGCGTTGGACGGGATCACCGCCCGGGAGCGGGAGATCCTTCTGCTCGTCGCGCGTGGGCTGTCCAACGCCGAGATCGCCGAGCGGCTGCACGTCGGCGTGACCACCACGAAGACCCACGTCAGCCGCCTGCTGATGAAGCTCGGCGCCCGGGACCGGGCCCAGTTGGTGATCGCCGCCTACGAGTCCGGCCTGGTCCGACCGGCCCGCTGA
- a CDS encoding RICIN domain-containing protein, translating to MASTVESRRRVLATCAAATLLAAGAAYAVTQAPPAFAATSANVWLTTPDRANLLTQKGSVSFGTPGSGAVITVDPNTTYQSMVGFGASLTDSAAYNIYNSPNRNSIMTALFSPTSGIGLDWLRQPLGASDFSRNFYSYDDGSADPSLSRFSISHDQAYILPLINQARSLNPATSVMVVPWSAPGWMKTSGNMVGGGLATNYEGAFADYLVKSVQAYQAAGVPVQYLAVANEPQNSPGGYPGMLMSADQQSRLINTLAPRLSAAGLGTKILAWDHNWDNPGYAQQVLAATGSNTAGSAWHCYGGDPSAQTGVHNAYPNKDIFFTECSGTESGNTFADSLLWQGRNLAIGTTRNWARSVSLWNMALDGNHGPVIGSCGNCMGLVTVNGGSVTYNADYYVLGHLAKFVKPGAVRINSTAQSQGGIENVAFRNPDGSIVLVAVNSGGTQNFQVSYGGSSFGYSLPGGSMATFTWPGSGGSTPPPTGPIDSSQWYEVINQNSGRCLDAAGWGTANGTALQQWGCGATANQEWQFRPTSDGYYQVVNRNAPSLVWDVSGGAGATADGTQVQLWSYAGGTNQQWQAVDVGNGYYKFVARNSNKCLDVRDQSTADGALLQQWTCSGGPAQSFRLAAQ from the coding sequence ATGGCCTCCACCGTTGAATCCCGCCGGCGGGTGCTCGCCACCTGCGCGGCGGCGACCCTGCTGGCCGCCGGCGCGGCCTACGCCGTCACCCAGGCCCCGCCGGCCTTCGCCGCCACCTCGGCCAACGTCTGGCTGACCACCCCGGACCGGGCGAACCTGTTGACGCAGAAGGGATCGGTGTCGTTCGGCACGCCGGGCAGCGGCGCGGTGATCACCGTCGACCCGAACACGACCTACCAGTCCATGGTCGGCTTCGGCGCCTCGCTGACCGACTCGGCGGCGTACAACATCTACAACTCCCCCAACCGCAACAGCATCATGACCGCGCTGTTCAGCCCGACCAGCGGCATCGGGCTGGACTGGCTGCGCCAGCCACTGGGGGCGTCCGACTTCTCCCGCAACTTCTACAGCTACGACGACGGTTCGGCCGACCCGAGCCTGTCCCGCTTCTCGATCTCGCACGACCAGGCCTACATCCTGCCGCTGATCAACCAGGCCCGGTCGCTCAACCCGGCCACCTCGGTGATGGTCGTGCCGTGGAGCGCGCCGGGCTGGATGAAGACCAGCGGCAACATGGTCGGCGGCGGCCTGGCCACGAACTACGAGGGCGCCTTCGCCGACTACCTGGTCAAGTCGGTCCAGGCCTACCAGGCCGCGGGCGTGCCGGTGCAGTACCTGGCGGTGGCCAACGAGCCGCAGAACTCGCCCGGCGGCTACCCGGGCATGCTGATGTCGGCCGACCAGCAGAGCCGCCTGATCAACACGCTCGCGCCCAGGCTGTCGGCGGCCGGGCTGGGCACGAAGATCCTGGCCTGGGACCACAACTGGGACAACCCCGGGTACGCCCAGCAGGTGCTGGCCGCCACCGGCAGCAACACGGCCGGCTCCGCCTGGCACTGCTACGGCGGCGACCCGAGCGCGCAGACCGGCGTGCACAACGCGTACCCGAACAAGGACATCTTCTTCACCGAGTGCTCCGGAACCGAGTCGGGCAACACCTTCGCCGACTCACTGCTCTGGCAGGGCCGCAACCTGGCCATCGGGACCACCCGCAACTGGGCGCGCAGCGTCAGCCTGTGGAACATGGCCCTGGACGGCAACCACGGCCCGGTGATCGGCTCCTGCGGCAACTGCATGGGCCTGGTCACCGTCAACGGCGGCAGCGTCACCTACAACGCCGACTACTACGTGCTGGGGCACCTGGCCAAGTTCGTCAAGCCGGGGGCGGTGCGCATCAACTCCACCGCGCAGTCCCAGGGCGGCATCGAGAACGTGGCCTTCCGCAACCCGGACGGCTCCATCGTGCTGGTGGCCGTGAACTCCGGCGGTACGCAGAACTTCCAGGTCTCCTACGGCGGCTCGTCGTTCGGCTACAGCCTGCCCGGCGGCTCGATGGCCACCTTCACCTGGCCCGGCTCCGGCGGCAGCACGCCGCCGCCGACCGGCCCGATCGACTCGTCCCAGTGGTACGAGGTGATCAACCAGAACAGCGGCAGGTGCCTGGACGCCGCCGGCTGGGGCACCGCCAACGGCACCGCGCTGCAGCAGTGGGGCTGCGGGGCGACGGCCAACCAGGAGTGGCAGTTCCGGCCGACCAGCGACGGCTACTACCAGGTCGTCAACCGCAACGCGCCCAGCCTGGTGTGGGACGTCTCCGGCGGGGCCGGGGCGACCGCCGACGGCACGCAGGTCCAGTTGTGGAGCTACGCCGGCGGGACCAACCAGCAGTGGCAGGCGGTGGACGTGGGCAACGGGTACTACAAGTTCGTCGCCCGCAACAGCAACAAGTGCCTCGATGTCCGTGATCAGTCGACGGCGGACGGCGCGTTGCTGCAGCAGTGGACGTGCAGCGGCGGGCCGGCGCAGTCGTTCCGGCTGGCCGCTCAATGA
- a CDS encoding PP2C family protein-serine/threonine phosphatase, producing the protein MTRPAHNGAVGGPSENDDGPSFSALLEDDAADLYDNAPCGYLSTLLDGEIAKVNATLLDWLGYAREDLVGRKRFADLLTVGGRLYHETHFAPLLRMQGQAREIALELVAADGRRLPVLVNSTVKTGADGAPLLIRCTVFDARQRRAYERELLRAREVAEQERARWQRLSETLQRTLLPPSLPTVPGLEVAAHYHAASPEQLGGDFYDLFPLSDNRWGFFLGDVCGKGPEAAVVTSLTRYTLRAAAVYNPDPVAVLSNLNSVMLQQGNAADARYCTVVFGLLVPDGDGFTLTVASGGHPPVVATRADGWVELLHTPGGQLIGILRDAHIAVASTRLAPGDSVLLYTDGLTEARDPDGSQLGEHHLVQLAQGFAGRGAAEIVSSVAAVLDDLGDRLTDDTALLVMTVGADS; encoded by the coding sequence ATGACGCGGCCGGCCCACAACGGCGCCGTCGGTGGGCCTTCCGAGAACGATGACGGTCCCTCGTTCTCCGCGCTGCTGGAGGACGACGCCGCCGACCTGTACGACAACGCTCCCTGCGGCTACCTGTCCACCCTGCTCGACGGGGAGATCGCCAAGGTCAACGCGACCCTGCTGGACTGGCTCGGCTACGCCCGCGAGGACCTCGTCGGCCGCAAGCGGTTCGCCGACCTGCTCACCGTCGGCGGCCGGCTCTACCACGAGACCCACTTCGCGCCGCTGCTGCGGATGCAGGGCCAGGCCCGGGAGATCGCCCTCGAACTGGTGGCCGCCGACGGCCGGCGGCTGCCCGTGCTGGTCAACTCCACGGTCAAGACCGGCGCGGACGGGGCCCCGCTGCTGATCCGCTGCACGGTCTTCGACGCCCGCCAGCGCCGTGCGTACGAACGGGAGCTGTTGCGCGCCCGCGAGGTCGCCGAGCAGGAACGCGCCCGGTGGCAGCGGCTGAGCGAGACGCTGCAACGCACCCTGCTGCCGCCGAGCCTGCCGACCGTGCCGGGGCTCGAGGTGGCGGCGCACTACCACGCCGCCTCGCCCGAGCAACTCGGCGGCGACTTCTACGACCTGTTCCCCCTTTCGGACAACCGCTGGGGTTTCTTCCTCGGTGACGTCTGCGGCAAGGGGCCGGAGGCGGCTGTCGTCACGTCGCTGACGCGGTACACCCTGCGTGCCGCCGCCGTGTACAACCCCGATCCGGTCGCCGTGCTGTCCAATCTCAACAGCGTCATGCTGCAGCAGGGGAACGCCGCCGACGCCCGGTACTGCACGGTCGTGTTCGGGCTGCTCGTGCCGGACGGCGACGGGTTCACCCTGACCGTCGCCAGCGGCGGCCATCCGCCAGTGGTGGCGACCCGCGCCGACGGGTGGGTGGAGCTGCTGCACACCCCGGGCGGCCAGCTGATCGGCATCCTGCGCGACGCTCACATCGCCGTTGCCTCAACGCGTCTGGCCCCCGGGGACTCCGTGCTGCTCTACACCGACGGCCTCACCGAGGCCCGTGATCCCGACGGCTCCCAGCTGGGCGAGCACCACCTCGTCCAGTTGGCTCAAGGCTTCGCCGGCCGTGGCGCCGCGGAGATCGTGTCGTCCGTGGCGGCCGTGCTGGACGATCTCGGCGACCGGCTCACCGACGACACCGCGCTGCTGGTCATGACCGTCGGGGCCGACTCGTGA
- a CDS encoding alpha/beta fold hydrolase has product MIRARTAALAAVATLLSGCGVANAGQSSVDWQDCGNGVRCATMTVPVDWRRPGGPTTLTNLAEVPAKDPAHRLGALIVNWGSGSSTSTVHANPRPPVYDELTAHFDVVVIDSRGVGQADNHTLVPCPHPQPLPFDLVKATSQADWDAHARANAAYDAGCRQAAGPLFDGLTSWQTAHDIEALRVALGEPKLRYIGNSYGATYGQAYAELFPTHVQSMFLDGVPDHTQPRLEDWLRDRAVTQEQQLFRFRDWCGQSPNCVLRGSDPVRIWDDLVAHPPQGVTAGQLEMGMLNSLLTPPTWPKLAQALAKARDGDPSDFLTKIAPPPPESSGYLLGVTLCHDYLPNVPSYQAFQPIEQRLKAVAPHIGWTEGRLELGRCIGIPGRPSYPPAPLRAAGMPPALVAIGQLDSNAPNLGAAHVATQFPGARALWHGDGHAAYFLHGNTCLNGYVIRYLTDGALPSPGTRCPAEMMVP; this is encoded by the coding sequence GTGATCCGAGCACGAACCGCCGCACTGGCGGCGGTGGCGACCCTGCTGTCCGGCTGCGGCGTCGCCAACGCCGGGCAGTCCTCAGTGGACTGGCAGGACTGCGGCAACGGGGTGCGCTGCGCCACGATGACCGTGCCGGTCGACTGGCGGCGCCCCGGCGGCCCGACAACGCTGACGAACCTGGCGGAGGTCCCCGCCAAGGATCCCGCCCACCGGCTGGGCGCGCTGATCGTCAACTGGGGTAGCGGAAGCAGCACCTCGACCGTGCATGCGAACCCTCGGCCGCCTGTGTACGACGAGCTGACCGCGCACTTCGACGTCGTCGTCATCGACTCGCGGGGCGTGGGCCAGGCCGACAACCACACCCTGGTGCCGTGCCCGCACCCCCAACCGCTGCCTTTCGACCTGGTGAAGGCCACCAGCCAGGCCGACTGGGACGCTCACGCCCGGGCCAACGCCGCCTACGACGCCGGCTGTCGGCAGGCAGCCGGTCCCCTGTTCGACGGCCTGACCTCGTGGCAGACCGCGCACGACATCGAGGCCCTGCGGGTGGCGCTGGGAGAACCGAAGCTGCGCTACATCGGCAACTCCTACGGCGCGACCTACGGCCAGGCCTACGCCGAGCTGTTCCCGACCCACGTGCAGAGCATGTTCCTTGACGGCGTTCCCGACCACACGCAGCCCCGGTTGGAGGACTGGCTACGCGATCGCGCCGTGACCCAGGAGCAGCAGCTGTTCCGGTTCCGCGACTGGTGCGGCCAGAGCCCCAACTGCGTGCTGCGCGGCTCGGACCCGGTGCGAATCTGGGACGACCTGGTGGCACACCCACCGCAGGGCGTCACCGCCGGGCAGCTGGAGATGGGCATGCTCAACAGCCTGCTGACGCCACCCACCTGGCCCAAGCTGGCCCAGGCGCTGGCCAAGGCCCGGGACGGCGATCCGAGCGACTTCCTGACGAAGATCGCTCCCCCGCCGCCGGAGTCGTCGGGTTACCTCCTCGGTGTGACGCTGTGCCACGACTACCTGCCGAATGTGCCGAGCTACCAGGCATTCCAGCCGATCGAGCAGCGTCTGAAGGCGGTCGCGCCGCACATCGGCTGGACCGAGGGCCGCTTGGAGCTGGGCCGCTGCATCGGCATCCCGGGCCGGCCGTCCTACCCGCCGGCCCCGCTCAGGGCCGCCGGCATGCCGCCGGCCCTGGTCGCGATCGGCCAGTTGGACAGCAACGCCCCCAACCTGGGCGCGGCCCACGTCGCCACGCAGTTCCCGGGCGCTCGGGCGCTGTGGCACGGCGACGGTCACGCCGCCTACTTCCTGCACGGCAACACGTGCCTGAACGGCTACGTCATCCGCTACCTCACCGATGGGGCGCTGCCTTCGCCGGGCACCAGGTGCCCGGCGGAGATGATGGTGCCGTGA
- a CDS encoding sensor histidine kinase, whose translation MSEPRAPLTGRLRREHWLALDAVVALALAVLVVPASPRVEHFGLPVAAGFVLTLAATLPVAVRRIWPVAVYWVVLAACETLVLVPVITAPFDAVAFAIYPIATMRSRRTAVIALLGALAVFVAGVVGPMGGQAVSAAAIVITAWGLGVFVREHRIYVVAQREHEVRAAAARERLRIARELHDVVANGMSLIALQAGVAGYVLDSRPEEARRALASIEETSRAGLTELRQMLPLLRAADDGEPEPTEATPGLADLDTLVRRAAEVGVAVTVEIDGARPLAAGLELSAYRIVQEAITNVIKHAGPARVTVVLRYAVDELIIEVADDGSGGVATTGGHGILGMRERVALYGGSLTAGPEPDGGFLVRAVLPTGGAA comes from the coding sequence GTGTCCGAGCCCAGAGCCCCGTTGACCGGCCGGTTGCGCCGCGAGCACTGGCTCGCCCTCGACGCCGTCGTCGCGCTGGCGCTGGCTGTGCTGGTCGTGCCCGCCTCGCCACGCGTCGAGCACTTCGGCCTGCCGGTGGCGGCGGGGTTCGTGCTCACGCTCGCGGCCACGCTGCCGGTTGCGGTGCGACGGATCTGGCCGGTGGCGGTGTACTGGGTCGTGCTGGCGGCGTGCGAGACGCTGGTGCTGGTCCCCGTCATCACCGCGCCGTTCGACGCGGTGGCTTTCGCCATCTACCCGATCGCCACCATGCGGTCGCGCCGCACGGCCGTGATCGCCCTCCTCGGTGCGCTGGCGGTGTTCGTGGCCGGGGTGGTCGGGCCGATGGGCGGCCAGGCGGTGTCCGCCGCGGCCATCGTGATCACCGCCTGGGGACTGGGCGTCTTCGTGCGTGAACACCGGATCTACGTGGTGGCGCAACGGGAACACGAGGTGCGCGCGGCCGCCGCCCGAGAACGCCTGCGCATCGCCCGGGAGCTGCACGACGTGGTGGCCAACGGGATGAGCCTGATCGCGCTGCAGGCCGGCGTCGCGGGCTACGTGCTGGACAGCCGGCCCGAGGAGGCGCGCCGGGCGCTGGCGTCGATCGAGGAGACGAGCCGGGCCGGGCTGACCGAGTTGCGGCAGATGCTGCCGCTGCTGCGTGCCGCCGACGACGGCGAGCCGGAGCCGACGGAGGCGACGCCGGGGTTGGCCGACCTCGACACGCTGGTCCGGCGCGCGGCGGAGGTCGGCGTCGCCGTCACGGTCGAGATCGACGGCGCTCGTCCCTTGGCGGCGGGACTGGAACTGTCGGCCTATCGCATCGTGCAGGAGGCGATCACCAACGTGATCAAGCATGCGGGTCCGGCACGGGTGACCGTGGTGTTGCGCTACGCCGTGGACGAGCTGATCATCGAGGTCGCCGACGACGGTTCGGGTGGTGTAGCGACCACGGGAGGGCACGGCATTCTCGGCATGCGCGAGCGAGTGGCGTTGTACGGCGGCAGCCTGACCGCCGGGCCCGAGCCGGACGGCGGATTCCTGGTGCGCGCGGTCCTGCCGACGGGCGGTGCCGCATGA